The following proteins come from a genomic window of Candidatus Glassbacteria bacterium:
- the rpsR gene encoding 30S ribosomal protein S18: MRRFRSMDGRRKKTCNFCENKIKAINFKDYRMLARYITERAKIVPRRTSGTCAKHQRQLSSAIKRARYLALLPYIGEFEG; this comes from the coding sequence ATGAGAAGGTTCAGATCGATGGACGGTCGCCGCAAGAAGACCTGCAACTTCTGTGAAAACAAAATCAAGGCTATCAATTTCAAGGACTACAGGATGCTGGCCCGCTATATCACCGAGAGGGCCAAGATCGTACCACGCCGCACCAGCGGTACCTGCGCCAAGCACCAGCGTCAGCTCTCATCGGCTATCAAGCGGGCGCGCTATCTGGCTTTGTTGCCGTATATCGGCGAATTCGAGGGCTAA
- the rpsF gene encoding 30S ribosomal protein S6: MKKYEIVLLLDPTIEDSEVDNTFNSVLEILTAQGAEIIESDTIDWGKRKLAFPLKKKENAFYRIYRFNAESEALEQIERRLKINDIVIRSLIVIYDPDTERVLAQKPASGDDGGKK, from the coding sequence ATGAAGAAGTACGAAATCGTCCTCCTGCTTGACCCGACTATCGAAGATTCCGAGGTCGACAACACCTTCAACAGCGTGCTCGAAATCCTCACCGCCCAGGGCGCGGAGATTATCGAGAGCGATACTATCGACTGGGGCAAGCGCAAGCTGGCCTTCCCGTTGAAAAAGAAGGAAAACGCCTTCTACCGTATCTACCGCTTCAACGCCGAGTCCGAAGCGCTCGAGCAGATCGAGCGCAGGCTGAAGATCAACGACATCGTGATCCGCAGCCTGATCGTGATCTACGATCCCGACACCGAGCGCGTGCTGGCGCAGAAACCGGCCTCGGGCGATGACGGCGGTAAAAAATAA
- a CDS encoding tetratricopeptide repeat protein, with translation MRIDATGLLRIFLPLLFLLAPVISSAAESPSGMPADSLFKLSKAILQHGDTTGAITTLDKVLDADSDHWEARLARGRLYLAAGEKNRARAEFRHVLGSKIDRLRSKAWIGLGDIVASVPFKKWDAIIKEYLFAIKADPTNLEAYHRRAEVAFELGDLKGDGDPKGFRIASEMLLHLICIEPTYKESYPTWRDRILDKYNKEKLSAAECLESYVESHPDYAHWLLDAAGYRYETDQIDAALAALDRLETAEPGFKPADRHLLRARCLVELDDTSGFEDAYRRSLEAAELEGDFERLAVDAQAIFRPEEQLKADSLKSARQWARFFRTFWGRRDPDPLTRRNERLFDHYKRLREAQKKYSLNDPYSKALRSRDFYRRDALFSGAAGMSYDYDPDLFFNRYPELALQQRGLLYVRHGPPDLISRPITGDLSSGILHEEVWYYGGTFFPFRESKWGSSIGDYAFIPLSVNGAGNMTRAMETESFAEPLPTLEQNCYAVDFMAPDGWTEFETYQSLAVDEVELASPPGVSLAVFDNGWRELVRDSRAAVRVEDGERELWMGVNSVKVKPGPRIFAARMEVPGRRVLKRRDIALKSYRRGRIDLSGIVLGIPLPPSGGAHSRLGVELLPRPSLEYAVGEIMTVYLEIYGLRRGDSGQRKYTESVTVTRVGGDEGVLSAIWKLFSGGEKRASSLTLTFKREPVISGETIPETFIVDTSLLLPGDYRMKIEIIDQASQQNRQIGCFFRLD, from the coding sequence ATGCGGATCGATGCGACAGGATTGCTCAGAATATTTCTGCCGCTGCTTTTCCTGCTTGCGCCGGTTATCTCCAGCGCGGCTGAATCCCCTTCCGGCATGCCGGCAGACAGCCTGTTTAAACTTTCCAAAGCTATACTCCAGCACGGCGACACCACCGGAGCCATAACCACCCTGGACAAAGTGCTCGATGCCGATTCTGACCACTGGGAGGCCCGGCTGGCCCGGGGCAGGCTGTATCTGGCGGCGGGTGAAAAAAACCGGGCGAGGGCTGAGTTCAGGCACGTACTCGGCTCAAAAATTGACCGGTTGCGCTCCAAGGCGTGGATCGGCCTGGGCGATATCGTGGCCAGCGTTCCTTTCAAAAAATGGGACGCCATTATTAAGGAGTATCTGTTTGCGATAAAAGCTGACCCCACTAATTTAGAGGCCTATCACCGCAGGGCCGAAGTAGCATTCGAACTAGGTGATCTCAAAGGGGATGGAGATCCCAAGGGATTTCGCATCGCCAGCGAAATGCTGCTGCACCTGATCTGCATCGAGCCGACCTACAAGGAATCCTATCCAACCTGGCGGGACAGGATACTGGACAAATATAACAAGGAAAAACTCAGTGCGGCAGAATGCCTTGAGTCCTATGTCGAAAGTCATCCGGACTACGCTCATTGGCTGCTGGATGCGGCCGGTTACCGCTACGAGACGGACCAGATTGACGCCGCCCTCGCCGCGCTCGACAGGCTGGAAACTGCCGAGCCGGGATTCAAGCCTGCGGATAGGCACCTGTTGCGCGCCCGCTGTCTGGTGGAACTGGATGACACCTCCGGGTTCGAGGACGCTTACCGGCGCTCACTGGAAGCCGCCGAACTGGAAGGAGATTTCGAGAGGCTGGCGGTGGATGCCCAGGCGATTTTCCGTCCCGAGGAACAGCTTAAAGCCGACAGCCTGAAAAGCGCGAGGCAATGGGCGCGGTTTTTCCGCACCTTCTGGGGTAGGCGCGACCCGGACCCGCTCACCAGACGTAATGAGAGGCTTTTCGATCATTACAAACGGCTGCGCGAGGCGCAGAAAAAATATTCGCTGAACGACCCCTACTCCAAGGCGCTCCGGTCCCGGGATTTTTACCGCCGGGATGCTTTATTTTCGGGTGCAGCCGGCATGAGCTACGACTACGATCCCGACCTGTTTTTCAACCGCTATCCCGAACTGGCCCTTCAGCAGCGGGGACTGCTCTATGTGCGCCACGGCCCGCCGGATCTAATCAGCAGACCGATCACGGGAGACTTGAGCAGCGGTATCCTCCACGAAGAAGTCTGGTATTACGGAGGTACGTTTTTCCCGTTCAGGGAAAGTAAATGGGGCAGCTCGATCGGAGACTATGCTTTTATCCCTTTGTCTGTCAACGGGGCGGGGAACATGACCAGGGCGATGGAGACCGAATCGTTCGCCGAGCCCTTGCCCACCCTGGAGCAAAATTGCTACGCGGTGGATTTCATGGCCCCGGACGGCTGGACCGAATTCGAAACCTACCAGTCTCTGGCGGTGGATGAAGTCGAGCTCGCCAGCCCTCCGGGTGTGAGCCTGGCCGTGTTCGATAACGGCTGGCGGGAGCTTGTCCGCGACAGCCGTGCGGCGGTCCGGGTGGAGGACGGCGAACGGGAGTTGTGGATGGGAGTCAACAGCGTGAAGGTAAAACCGGGTCCGCGAATATTCGCCGCGCGGATGGAAGTACCCGGAAGGCGGGTGCTGAAGCGCCGGGATATTGCGCTGAAGTCTTACCGGCGGGGCAGGATTGACCTCAGCGGGATAGTACTGGGAATCCCCCTGCCTCCTTCGGGAGGGGCGCATTCCAGGCTGGGAGTCGAGCTGCTTCCCCGTCCCTCACTGGAGTACGCGGTGGGCGAGATCATGACCGTCTATCTCGAAATCTACGGCCTGCGAAGGGGAGATAGCGGGCAGAGAAAGTACACCGAGAGCGTTACGGTTACCAGAGTTGGTGGGGATGAAGGTGTGTTAAGCGCGATATGGAAATTATTTTCCGGGGGTGAAAAACGCGCCAGCAGCCTGACCCTGACTTTTAAGCGGGAGCCGGTGATATCCGGTGAGACAATACCGGAGACGTTCATTGTGGACACATCGCTGCTGCTGCCCGGAGACTACCGGATGAAAATAGAAATTATCGACCAGGCCAGCCAGCAAAACCGTCAGATCGGCTGCTTCTTCCGTCTGGATTGA